One Gadus chalcogrammus isolate NIFS_2021 chromosome 7, NIFS_Gcha_1.0, whole genome shotgun sequence genomic window, GGGAAATATCATGAAACAAAACCTTATCTAACAAATAATACAGTCCTCAACAATGCCCCTGCTCATAGGAAGTCCCTTCTAGGAGATCTTCCGGTGCAGTCttcctgggaggaggaggttgtagCTCTGCTTCTGCTGTGTCTGCGCGGTCAGCAGGCTGCACTGCTGCAGTGGGGGCACTGGTACCTGCCTCTCTCTCGTCTGCTTCCTGCACAGGGAAGTTGGTTTGTTTACTGCAGAGAAAGAAATAACCAAGCCAATCCAACCCCGGTATCaagcgatttcgtgctcatagTCACGGGAAtgaatctattgaatcgtgtcctaGAGCCCGATTGTCTGACTTTTACTGTGTGAAACGGAACAAATTGTAAACCTGTGCATTTTGGAAGAACGTGCTTCTCTGACTTTTTCGTGTCACACGGATGGAcatttaaaccaatgcatttcaattggGAGATTTTCATGTACCTCAGAATGGAGGGGGGGCTGCGCAggtagtacagtgcaccctctagttcagggatgggcaactttcatgataaagagggccacatttttcatcataaccatcggagggccacatgactgcacacttcaactaaacgtgagctgagagaagctacacaattttgaatttggtagatatgatttcctgtattctggtgcattttggggatggccactacctagaaaatcatccagaatcataacctatgtacggtatgttaattgaaccaacatacattcatttcatgttttccatgctcaaacagccacatgaatggtcagtatttttatcagtgcaaagggctcacatacatcatcattcaatgaagtcaaaaaactgaaaaacagtggcccaacattaagtgcaacaactcaaacccaacaagcagttgtagtagttttagtggcgacttaagtggatatctttaatgactgatatcgcttctaagcaaactagacgcatgggtttgccttcgaattctatgaattcttctcatctttcttgaccgagttttctgtaactcgatcaattattattattattttttttttttttattattatgtgcgggcctgactgagtgaggatgcgggccgcactgagtgaggatgcgggccgcatgcggcccgtgggccgccagttgcccatccctgctctagTTAGTATCGGATcgtatagtgtagtatagtagttATGTGTgagtcaaaacaaaaaaagcaacaacaggTAAATGCCGTGCATTGTGGATACTTGAGGTCTGTGGATACAGACCTCAAAAACTTAAACTAACCATGTTCCTTAAACCCAGTCTCACGCCAACGTCCATGTTCCTTGCATGACATGATGAGCTTCCAGCTCCCACTCCGTCAGCCTCTTCCACAACATCAGCATGCTGGCCCCACTTTGCGTTTGGTTTGAAGAACCAAGCGAACAATTTCCCAGCCGGCGGCGATCCCAGGAGTTGTGATGTGATGTCACTCTGTGGCCCTGGAGGTCCAGCCGTCGGTTGTGTTAGAGGTGCTATCTGCCTCTTTAAGACCCTGAAACACCTTTGGTTTCCCTGAAGAGCTCTGGCCTCAGCGTGGGGCTGCCTGTGCATGTGATGGGATGcagtacagtgtttcccctatatgcacCTAGCAGCGGCGGTACGCCGCTGCTGAAATATGACCGCCGTtgctgaatttcttttttttaactagagaagaggagagcttCATATTAACGGAGGAACTTCCGCAGATTCggagtttgcggttcaatagatcatCACATCCTGCCCCCAGTGTGTCAACAGTGGAAAATGGGCTCTTATCCTTTGCCATGAAAACACTAAAGCTCCTCGTAAACTCCTTGGCCCTGTCACTGGTCAGGGTGAGTGGATGCAAATCTGCTTGTCAGCCTGATGTGTCCTCTTGGCAATGTGCACTCTGGCGATGGTGaattgggttagggtttgggtgaACTCACTATGGTGCAACATGTTAACATGTTGCATGCTGTAACATATTGCATTCGGTAACGTGTTGCATGCTGTAACATGGTACATGCTTTAACTTGTGACAGGCTGTATAATGTCACAGCATGAAACATGTTACATGCTGAAACATGTTGTTGAAATTGGTTTATAAAGATCTTTTGCTGATCCACGATGCATGGTTTCACCCCTACTGGATAGTAAATAACAAACATCCCTATCTTTTGCCCTCCGTGACTACGCATCATCTTACTCGTTTGGATTTACAAAAGTAAAAGTTCGAGTTTTCCACCGGAGACGTAAGAGAGCTGAGATTCTGCTGGTTACCATTAACCATTGGTGGGCGTTGGTTTTACTAGTTGAATCTGTGGTGGGCAGTGGTTTTACTAGTTGAATTTGTGTTGGGCAGTGGTTTTACTAGTTTATTTCCATTGTTCAGTTGTAGGattgttttttaatcaaaaatcTCTTCATTAGCGACTCTTGCATTGAGTAGTGTACTAGTATCTAGTAGtagtaggtaggtaggtagtaggtaggtaggtaggtaggtaggtaggtaggtaggtaggtaggtaggtaggtaggtaggtaggtaggtaggtaggtaggtaggtaggtaggtaggtaggtaggtaggtaggtaggtaggtaggtaggtaggtaggtagtagGTAGGTAGCATCCACACAAGCTGCATTTCCTTTTCTACTGCGGGACTGGGctgtccccccccacacacacactaccgttGTGCGACTTGTCTGTTGCAGGGGAACACAGACGCTATCTATCGGAAGCACTAGTATGACATTGATAAAGAATAATCAGCGGTGGAAAAGATTTAGTGAATTCACTGAATCATTCGTAACAGATCATATCTATTCCGAGAAGATTGTTTAGGTGTCTGCATCCTTCCTGTATCCTGTTATGATCTCATAGTAAGCGAACAATGTATTCACACTGAATTGTTCAAACACATTTgctagggtctctctctctctctctctctctctctctctctctctctctctctctctctctctctctctctctctctagtatctcatctgtatttacaatacagtttgattctgcatctctatttacagctcattagtccatgtcaatgtttactgttgctatggcaacaagagactgctgacgttagcagctgttagctagcttagctaaatcatctgaacaataataacccataatatcacaattcggcatatttaaacaaaatcaaccacaactaccaGTCAAAGCACTTCAACTCTGGTCTAATATGTTGTCACAAGTATGCAGTTAATTAGGTCACatcacattcaatgtaaaatCATTTTCTACTTTGTATtggatatacatatatgtatttcCAATACAAAGTAGAAAATGATTTTATACtttgtatacatatacatatatgtatatgtctcaaaatgtagcctagctagcccAAGGCTAACGTTACTTAGCATATGCCTTCACTCGCTCGTCTCCCggcgcagcagcacctgctggggtgttgaccccggcaccaaataggtctgtcaattttgaacatttaGCAGCTTCCACCTCCAGAGACTTCAGCTTTTTAAGTCGCAGTTTTTCAGCGCCACCCGGGCGTTTCTTACGCTTATCCATTTTCAGCTCCGTCCCGACTCTCGCGACTCTGGCCCTGACAATGAcaattgacaatgacaaacatagaccaataatatgtGTCGATGCTGGCCACACACTGCTAGCCCTCTGTAGCCCAATGGCCtgcccaattggagggaatttagagagagagaaaaaaacaaaacatagcagaccggaccggcccacattgggtcaacggcccaccgggacgttGACCCAATGTCAATGGGACGTTGacgcccggtatgccagatagCCAGTCCGACCCTGGCGGCAACCGATGTCAACATCTCTGGCTCCAGGATCATCTCCCTCCCtgttctgcttctctctctttgtctcctcatctccctccctggttcagctcctctctctttgtctcttcatCTGCAAGCTGCTCTCCTTATTTTGCCTCCACATGTTATTCTGCCAACTCAAGACATTCTCTGTTCAGTGTTTCTTGTCTGTTCTTTCTCTATTCAATGCTTTCATTCCCAGCATCACATTCTCAAAACTCATTTGTACAATGTTTACAGCAGCTTTTTTTGCATTCAAGTCTTATTGTTTACTTACTTTGTTAATTGTGATTATAAATAGACGAGAATTATCCATAATCTTTCTGACCACCAAAACATGACAATGAAGCCAATGTGATCGCCTGCATGTAAAGCGTTTTACACACCAAGCAGAGGAAGCACAACTGATGCCTACGGTCTAACCTGCCACTACTCTCTCCTCACGCTCTCCCAGATGACCGGGGCAGCGATAGACCGGGTCAGCCTGCTGTGGCGGATGAGGCGGCGGGCCCGCCGCGGGGCCTTCTGCATGGGCTTCTTCTGCATCTCCATGGCACTGCTCTACGCCCTTTGTGCAGAGAACAGTGTGCCCGTGACCGACGCCATCTTTGGAGTGCGCGCACGCACCCGGGCCCAGCCACGCACGCACTCTGTCGTCAAGGTGCACCTCCTTTACCGATCTTTACCATCTTTTACCATCTTTACTGATGGACTTACAGTTGGTCATTGCAGTCTTAACAGCCTTTACAGTCTTAACAACTGTCTTAACAACAGCCTTTACAGCATTTACAGTCTTAAAAGATTCTAAACATGGTCTTTCAAGTTCTTTCAACATTCTTAACACATTGTTTTTACGTCCCACAATGTGTCACAAACGTTTAAAGCTTTGCAGTTTTGGAAAAAGATTTGAGATAAATGACCTATGGGAGGTCAAAGACCCTTAAGAAGACAGTATCCAATGACAACCTCACCTCTTAAAGAACTGAGTATGCTTTTGAGCGCCTGTATCTGTGTCTATTtgtcgacctctgacctcatcgTCTCTGACAGGTCCTGCGAGGAGGGACGAAGCCCCTGTACGCTGATCCACAGAAGCTCCCAGGCGTCGTCCCCGGCAACCCGAACCGACCAATCCCTGTGCTCTCCTCCACTAACCACACCCAGGAAGTGAAGGAGGCCGCCTCGAAGAAGAAAGCCAAAGCGCGGGAGTCCGGCTTTTTTGCGTGGCTGCTGCCGCGCCCCTTCAGGCGAGCGCTGGAGACCCTGTTCGGAGGCCGGCGTCGCGGAGAGATGAGCGGGACGGTGGGAGACACAGAGTTCTTCAAAGCCCACGGCAGCATGGGCGAGGTGTGGGACGAGGAGATGTCCAGCAGCATGCTTGGCAGCCGTCTGAGGAAGGTGGTCCAGAACTATCAGGTGATGTTTCTCATGTTATCACGTCCTGGTAATGACATGGCTATGCCCCAAATCGGCTGATTGTTCCCTACACAGTGGACCTTACATAGGACACTATTTAGGGAATAAGTGGATGGGAATTCCGACGCTTGTTATACGCCGAAAATGGCAGGACATGTCCTGGTTGTATAAACAAGCCTTcaagggttagagttagggttaatCCGTTACAGCTTATTTGTTATAAAGAACATCTTTGTGCAGGACTGTTGACATTggacaacacaaaaaaatagtgacataagtcttgtgcgtttaGGCCGACCGGACCGTCCAGATGGATCCGCTGGATCCGGTGCCCGAAAACACACTTTTCTGAAACCAGGTCCCagggtggattcaaataaaaactgacgcctgaaacgcaatcgatgacgtcatcgcccccccccaccagcgtGGCGAcgttgtagctttaaatacagccccttggcaaatttaattactaactgtactttaaaaagtatttctgctcaattgaACAGGTTTAATCACCTCctcgactgaatgtttgtatacagcgcgccgGCTGGATGCGCGCAGTCTTGATGCACTCCACTTTCTTCTGCGGAGCGCATCGAGCGTATTTGCAATGAATCCGTCTTTatggagatattcctgaaacgcatcagaggaaaacggaggggaaaAGATAGTTTTCGCCCGTATGGACGGGGCCTGAGTCATGCAATGAAAAGcgcaaatacataaaaaataagtaTCCAATCACATTGATTGTCAGCAAACCGGATGGCATGGATTTGAGGAATGTGTACGGAATGCTGCTTGAGAGGAGAGACGAACATCTCTAACAGCAGCTCATCCTCTGCTCCAGGGTTAGATGATCCTCTAACAGCAGCTCATCCTCTGCTCCAGGGTTAGATGATCCTCTAACAGCAGCTCATCCTCTCCCCCAGGGTTAGATGATCCTCTCTAACAGCAGCTCATCCTCTGCTCCAGGGTTAGATGATCCTCTAACAGCAGCTCATCCTCTGCTCCAGGGTTAGATGATCCTCTAACAGCAGCTCATCCTCTCCCCCAGGGTTAGATGATCCTCTCTAACAGCAGCTCATCCTCTGCTCCAGGGTTAGATGATCCTCTCTAACAGCAGCTCATCCTCTGCTCCAGGGTTAGATGATCCTCTAACAGCAGCTCATCCTCTCCCCCAGTGTTAGATGATCCTCTCTAACAGCAGCTCATCCTCTCCAGGGTTAGATGATCCTCTCTAACAGCAGCTCATCCTCTCCCCCAGGGTTAGATGATCCTCTCTAACAGCAGCTCATCCTCTGCTCCAGGGTTAGATGATCCCCTCTGACAGCAGCTCATCCTCTCCAGGGTTAGATGATCCTCTCTAACAGCAGCTCATCCTCTCCCCCGGGGTTAGATGATCCTCTCTAACAGCAGCTCATCCTCTGCTCCAGGGTTAGATGATCCTCTCTAACAGCAGCTCATCCTCTCCAGGGTTAGATGATCCCCTCTAACAGCAGCTCATCCTCTCCAGGGTTAGATGATCCTCTCTAACAGCAGCTCATCCTCTGCTCCAGGGTTAGATGATCCTCTCTAACAGCAGCTCATCCTCTCCAGGGTTAGATGATCCTCTCTAACAGCAGCTCATCCTCTGCTCCAGGGTTAGATGATCCTCTCTAACAGCAGCTCATCCTCTCCCCCAGGGTTAGATGATCCTCTCTAACAGCAGCTCATCCTCTGCTCCAGGGTTAGATGATCCTCTCTAACAGCAGCTCATCCTCTCCAGGGTTAGATGATCCTCTCTAACAGCAGCTCATCCTCTCCCCCAGGGTTAGATGATCCTCTCTAACAGCAGCTCATCCTCTCCAGGGTTAGATGATCCTCTCTAACAGCAGCTCATCCTCTCCAGGGTTAGATGATCCTCTCTAACAGCAGCTCATCCTCTCCCCCAGGGTTAGATGATCCCCTCTAACAGCAGCTCATCCTCTCCAGGGTTAGATGATCCTCTCTAACAGCAGCTCATCCTCTCCAGGGTTAGATGATCCTCTCTAACAGcagctcatcctctcctccaggcCATGAACAAGTACGGAGTGGAGAACACCGGGCCGGGCGGCGTCGCCAGCAGGCCCAAGCTCAGCGGCCCGGAGCTTCTGTGCCATCTAAAGAGTCAGGTACAGGTCTTGACCTTGACCCCCGACCTCCAGCCCTTCGCCTCACTGAGCTGGGCCTCCCAACTGCCTGACAAAGCGGTGACCTCTGAACTCGGCCCATACAAGAGCTGCGCTGTTGTGTCGTCGGCTGGCTCACTCCGCAACTCCGGGCTTGGCAAAGAGATAGGCAAGATATCGTTTTATATTCATATCACATTTTCTTACATTATGGCGCTTATGACGCATTAATAACGGCAAATACTCACAATGCCATCTCTTAATTGCCATTGTggaactactactactactacaaaatTCTCCtttatttgaatttgaatcATATAATAATTGTATGTTCCTAGCAAATAGCAGCTGTACAAATGATGGAGAAATATCCAGCTTGTCCACAGATTTATTGAGTTATTTAGTAAGTGAATGTATCACAATGTTATAAAACGTGAATATTTTCTGTGTAACAATTCTTATTCAGGCAACACTTTATGGGACAGTGCACTTCTTTCCTTAAGTAGAGCTATCAATGGTTTTCTCCAGGCCTAATAGTGTGAGTTTCCCATCCTTTCTTAAGGGGCATCTTTATACTTGCTTTGTTGAAAGTGACAGCGTTGTCCCCTCTGCTCTCAGACTCTCACGATGCGGTGCTACGGTTCAACGCCGCGCCAACATCCGGCTATGAGAAGGACGTGGGCTCCAAAACTACAATCCGCCTCATCAACTCACAAGTAACTGCTCTTCAAATTCATATCAGATTCTAGTGTGTTTTTTATACAGTACATACAACCATGTAACCATTTTCCCATTGTAGTCCACAGGAGTATAACTGGGGGCACTATTCCATGAATAGACTCAATTCTAGTCTTCCATGATGCTTACCAGCTTGGAAGTATTGAGTTCAAATCAGACATATTATTAATAGCTGCACACTATAAGTGGAAAGAGGATCATACATTTAATCCACTGCCCCACTAATGCTGCACTTTACAGTACCGTTTTTTATCAAGAAGAGATTACTTTCTCTGAACTGTAAAATAGGATATTAAGCTGCTAGACTTAAATCAGTGAGTGTAACAGAATGTGATGAATGAAATACTTCAGGGCCTTATTTGATTTGAACAGCTTTTCCTTCTGACAATTCCGTGTCCATTTGGTCTTTTATTATCACATGGTTGATTGGAGATTTTGTTTTTGACCAAAAGATAGATATTTGATAGAATATGAAAGAACATTTAAATGATATCACAGGACACACTAAGGAAAATCAACATCTCAAATAATGAATTGAGTCAAAGTTCATCAGAAAGGCCTACCTATCCACAACTGAATGCATTGTGCCTACAGTACTGCATTCggttttttttccatgttggCTTATACTTATCTACGTTTCATTGACATTCTCCTTGATGCAGGACAAtagacccttttcacagaggtATCACTCATAACTGTCACTTActattattttttaactttgcctttattttctattttaatactaaaatgcctttttaactttctattttactcatttctttgcatatgttttcttttacttatctattattttattttattgtatgacaatgtttatatgtgaagcactttgagtcttcCTCCTTGTTGCCTTgcgttgccttgccttgcctattgTGGGCTTTGTCCTCTTATGAACCAGGGCCCGGGTAGTGGACTTACCCTCACTAGTTAGGTCTGCTTCCCGTGCCCTGGTACGTAAAAGGATCAGACCCACAGCCAGTGCTAAGAGTTCTCCTACGAAGCCACCATGTGAAAAGGCTATATCGGCCCGGTCACCAGATGTTGTTTCTAATGAGCCAGTGACCGATTGTTGGTGATTAGGTGATGGCGTCTGATGACCATCGCTTCCTGTCCAGTTCCCTGTACAGCGAGGGTGCTCTGGTGGGCTGGGATCCAGCCCCCTTCTCTGCTAACCTCTCCCAGGTAAGGCCTGCTGCCAGGGAAAGGGGGGTGATGTTGTTAGTATCATGTATCATATTTTGAAACCACCACAGTAGTATGGGACTGAACCTACGCACAAACCCTGTGAGAATGTGTGATGGTGTATGTGTTGGATTTTGACAATGCGTGCTTGGCTCTAGACACAACGCAACACCTTTTGCCCGAGCCGTACGCTGCAATGCATTACAAACTAAGTGACCTCTTGTGAACTTCTTCCAGTATCACCGGCCTTAGTGGAACAGAGGGGCAGGTtaagcctctctccctccacgcCCTCAGGCCAAGGCATGTCGACTAAGGGCTGGTTTTGTGATCCTTTAATCAGAGGTGTTCCCAGTGCCATCCAAAGAACACCGTCGTCCTAAAAAAGCCGCGATTACAATTACAAACCGTGTCgaggtgtttgtttttgtgatgtACTAAACATTTATTACTTCTGAACCCATTTATCATTGTTTATCGTGTGTCCTTTAATATGGCGTTTGACTTCCTAAACATTTGCAAATGCTGCAAAAGTTATGCAAATGCAATTAATTTGAATACAATTCTCCTTTCAAGGGCATAAACGTGATCCTAGTAAGTGGAAACGTTTCAAAGTGCTATTTCTCTTTAGTGGTACAACAGGACCGACTACCCCATCTTCGCTCAGTACCAGAGGTACCGGAGGCTCCACCCACTCCAGCCCTTCTACATTCTCCATCCACGCTTTGAGTGGCAGCTCTGGCAGCAAATCCAAGACAACATGGCAGAGCCCATCCAGAAGAACCCGCCCTCCTCCGGCCTGCTTGGTACATAACCTTCTCTTTTTCCATATCTGTTGTGGTCGTGTTTCCTCTCAGCTCATCATCAGACCAGTGCTTATAAACATACAGATTGTGCTCGGATGTGTTTGAGCTTGACCATGGGTTCATATCATGGGTTCAACACATGTCACTTCATTTAAAGGAATTGTCCGCTGGTCTGAAGATAtttagttttgtttgtttaatccAAAAGCTTTACAACAACTGTTTATCCAGACACTCTGCCTggtcatgatgtgtgtgtgtgtgtgtgtgtccaggcacTGTggtcataatgtgtgtgtatgtgtgtgtgtccaggcacGGTGcccatgatgtgtgtgtgtgtgtccaggcacTGTggtcatgatgtgtgtgtgtagaaggcACTGTgttcatgatgtgtgtgtgtgtgtccaggcactgtgttcatgatgtgtgtgtgtgtgtgtgtccaggcactgtgttcatgatgtgtgtgtgtgtgtccaggcactgtgttcatgatgtgtgtgtgtgtgtgtccaggcactgtgttcatgatgtgtgtgtgtgtgttgtggtatcCCGGTCCTCGGTTGGACCGGGTTCCACGGACAAAACTCGCTTGGTATTGGGTTTTTTGCCATTTCAGGCatttattaaaggtcccatgacatgaaaatctcactttgggaggttttctaacataaatatgagttcccctagcctgcctatggtcccccagtggctaaaacttgcgtttggtgtaaaactagcactagctgttctgcttgcctttgaaaaaacggaggctcaagcgcgctgatttggaatgtctgtgctcatgacgtcatcaggaatctcagctcctccccttactctgcctggcccgcccagagacgttggcccgccaatgagactcgaccgtgcgagcgccacatgtgtgtgtgtgaatacacacgctgtaacgcaagtgtttcttgtcggttctttgacgtgtcttgtatttccacaacgagactgtcgtgggggttatctaagccatggttgagaatgaattggggggaaggaactttggctttgactccctcccgcatatgcacctccgcctccggcggtggtccctcagcggggctcaagcgggagacattcgccgccaacaatccctttctcctccatgtcgtggttcatgttcttgagggagtcaaagccaaagttccttccccccaattcattctcaaccttggctgagataacccccaatacgagtctcgttgtaga contains:
- the st6gal1 gene encoding beta-galactoside alpha-2,6-sialyltransferase 1; the encoded protein is MVYKMTGAAIDRVSLLWRMRRRARRGAFCMGFFCISMALLYALCAENSVPVTDAIFGVRARTRAQPRTHSVVKVLRGGTKPLYADPQKLPGVVPGNPNRPIPVLSSTNHTQEVKEAASKKKAKARESGFFAWLLPRPFRRALETLFGGRRRGEMSGTVGDTEFFKAHGSMGEVWDEEMSSSMLGSRLRKVVQNYQAMNKYGVENTGPGGVASRPKLSGPELLCHLKSQVQVLTLTPDLQPFASLSWASQLPDKAVTSELGPYKSCAVVSSAGSLRNSGLGKEIDSHDAVLRFNAAPTSGYEKDVGSKTTIRLINSQVMASDDHRFLSSSLYSEGALVGWDPAPFSANLSQWYNRTDYPIFAQYQRYRRLHPLQPFYILHPRFEWQLWQQIQDNMAEPIQKNPPSSGLLGTVLMMSLCEVVHVYEFLPSRRKTELCHYYQRFYDAACTLGAYHPLLYEKNLVKRINQGTDRDIFTYGRVTLPGFSTLNCTLAPGKAPGP